In the Arachis stenosperma cultivar V10309 chromosome 8, arast.V10309.gnm1.PFL2, whole genome shotgun sequence genome, AACCTGAATGCTCTATCTACAACTAGCTGCATAATGCTTGCAACGACAGTGGTACTTCATTTGATCAAACTCAATATTCGATACTCAATGCTTCTCCGAATGTTGTAATTTTTTGATGGCTAGGTGTACATATTTTCTGTTATAGAATCTGTGCTCGAGTCACAACTCCACACTCCTATCTATGTTGTAGTCATCAGGGGTCTCGAGACCAAAAGACAATGAATCAAACTTAATAGCATCAAGGTCCAATGTAGAATAATAGCTTGGAACTTGCGAACGAGGGGAAGAGGAGGTGATGGCAGAAAGATGAACTGTGATTGCGTAAATCCAAAATCTTGTGTTTTTGGAAGGGACTCCATCTCATCATTACTGTAGTTTTCCAAACCAATTTTTATCCAATCCTTGAACGTCTATGAGTCTTCTGAAAACTCAGCACTAGGGGGTACAAATGATGCTTCCCTTGGCTGTGGCTCGGTCCCGGCATAGAACTCGTCATGCATGAACATGAAGACGAAAAACTTTAAATTATGTCCCTGATCTTAATGTAAAGCTCCATCACTTGTTGTACCATAATCTTCTCATGCAATTCGAACATAGCACGAATATGTTCATCATCTTTAAGTCATAACACACTCTTTGACTTTCATCGACAAATAAAAATCGAAATTCTATTTTTCTTATGTGTTTCCTCCCTAGTAAATTCATGTTCACCAGAGTCAAACTTTCTAACTCAATCAATGAATGTAACTCCCATGTTTGCACTGTAACTCAATCATTGCATTCAAAAGATGTACTATCATCGTTGTGTCTAATTGTTGCATTTGGATAAATAATAACATTAACGCATTGAGTTGCCATTTTGTGTTAACTTTAAgagaaaaaggtgaagaatgAGAGATAGAGATGAGCAGAATGATAAATAGAGGTATGTAGTTGTGATTAATTTGCTATGCTACTTTGGTATTTATAAAGAAGTTTTTGAACGTTAATGCTTCCATTTTCACAGGCACCAggttcaaaaatattttccattTTCTCTATTATGGTCTCTAAAAATTGGAGAAAATTTCTCTATAATTTTGTTAGTTATAAAGACAAACCTGTCAGGAAATGCGAAAATGCTATCTCGCAATTTCTGTAGtgtatgtttttatttttttttttgtcagcAAAAATGTaactaaatatttaaaatggTAAAATTTTGTGTTTCGATTTATTtgagtaaataattaatttattttatttaaataaaaagaagCCCATTCAATAATAATGTCTCAATAGTAAATGctaaatagagaaaataaatgACAAAATTTGAACATCAGTAAttcaatgaaaaacaaaaaactcaAATCACTCGATGGTTTTAGAATGTTTAAACTATTAAATGGTCCcatatcaaaatatatttttcaagttttttaATAACAGCTAAATAGTtcttatctaattttaattacaaattaattctttatatattatttaattataaaatttattttttattttatagattATTGTTTTATCATTTATCTATCatgtttattaaaataaaaaataaaaataataacgaattagatcttccatcaatcataataaatattttagcaATTCTAATCAATTAGAATTTTATCCTTGATCTGTTACATCCGGATAGATTAGTGATATTGTGTTTGTTAGATATTCAATCGATTAGATgcacaaaacaatcgattgaatttctagtttttcacaaaattcaatcgattggaatTGATACACAATCCATTAAATTTTGCAAGGCATGTGGattttttcttattcaatcgATTGTTCATGTTACCCAATCAATTAAAGTTTATTACATGCATTGTAGGTTAACAGTGGACATAGGCCTGTAACAGGTATTCGCTTGTTTTTGGAAGACAGAAAGAATGACTACCTGGAAATCCATCTGCAACATCTTGCTAGTCTTTCCAGCATTATTCAAATCTTTGATAACCATGACCTTGAGTATGCAGATAATTCACTTAACAAAGCCTACTTTAAACTAGTTAGCATTCAATTAACAAAGTCTACTTTAAACTAGTTAGCTCCAAAATGTTTTCACATGTGTGCATTGCCCTAGTAGAATGCCTTGATTCTCATACTGGAGGCTATGCATGCGTAATGACAAAGACCTGGTTTGAGGTTAGGCTTATTAAAAGAAagatagtttttttttttaggcTTGAATATTCAATTTTATAGTCGTCAATAATTCGTAGATGGGAATGAGATGGTAAGGGGTTGCATCAGATTGAGACCTCATATTGTTTTGAATACTTTAATTTATTGGGTAACATGAATAATATTGATTAAGAAAAAATTCACAtgtcttttaaaatttaattgattGTGTATAGATTCTAATTGATTGAATTTTGAGAAAATCAGAAATTTaatcgattgttttgtgtattCAATCGATTGATTATCTAATAAATACGATGTAACGAATCAAggataaaattctaattaattaggATTGTCAAAATATTTATTACGATTAATGGAATATCTAATTCgttattgttttttattatcaataaatatgatagataaatgataaaataataatttataaaataaaaaatagattttataattaaataatatataaaagattaatttataattaaaattaaataatgactATTTAACCGttattaaaaaaacttaaaaaatatattttgttatagGACCATTTAATGTTCGAAACGTTTTGGACCATAAAATCTGATGTCTTCTTATACAATTATTCACTTGTTTTGCTTCATATTTTGCTTTTGTAAAAgcttaaaataagaaaaaaagaaagaaaaaatgaagaGTTAATAACCAAATTAGTTCCTAAAAAATAAGACATTATTTAAATTCGTTCCTAAAagattttttcaattaaattggTCTTTCAAAGATTACGAATTAATCATATTTGTCTTTAGTTACGCCACTCATAATTTTCGTCAACCGATTGATGATGTGAAATGTTAACTGATAACATACATGATACATAACATGTTCAATTAAACGTTGACTAAATATGTTTacaaaaatttatcaatttagtCAATAAGTCATATTAGAAATAGaatttttgtaattgaaaaaaataactaaattaataaattttcataaacaTATTTAATCAATATCTAGTTAGATATATTAAGTATTATATATGTTATCCTTAACCTTTtacaatattaatatttaaaaaaaaattatgggacaaatataattaatttataatttttaaaaaactaatttaattaaaaaaaattttagaataaatttaaaaaatattttattttcatttgactATTAACTCGAAAAATGAATTACTTGTTCACACTTCCTAGTTCCCAGTCTGTGGCGGAGAGTTAGTTGATCTCGAACAAAGGAGTGGCTTTAATGGTATAAATAGGTTTGAGCAGCGAAAAGGATTTCAGAGGAAAAAGGGTAATAGTGCCAATTGGATTCACACATCCGCAAAAAGCATCAAACTTTCTTTTACCCTTTTGCTTTCTCCCTTCAATTATTTGTTCCATCAATTCCTCTTTTGCCTATTAACAGCTTCTCCTTTTTTCTCTCTCGTTTTTTCCCCTCTTGTTTTTTAAATCGTGATTTTGCAGGTCGCTTGAAATGGGGAAGAAATCCTCCGCTTCACTCAAGAAGAAACGTTCCAAGCACTCCTCCAAGTCTAAGGTTGGTACTCTCATTTAAATTCAATCATTATTTTGTATCTTAGGGTATTTGATTTTATGCTTCGAATTACAAAATTTTAGGAAAAAGAAACTGAATTTCTGATATTGCCCTGTGTTTTGCGAACTCAAGAATCTAGTGGTTGTTTTATCATATACATCAGCCTGATAGGAAAATCCTTTTCTTTCTGGGATTAGGTTTTCGTTTTGGTTTTTCAATGTAGCATTtttatgttgttgttgttgttgttgttgtatgaGCACGAGGACAAATTTGATTGGTTGTTGGGTTTTCCAATCAAAATTGAGTGTGGGTATCCCTGTTTTTGTGCTCAGTAATGCAAATTCATCATGAATATCTACCTAATTTGATGTTTTAGACCAAGCCAAGAAGTAAAAGTAAGAGTCGGAAATATAAATCCAAGAAGGTTCGCCGCCGTGATGTTTCTTCTTCTAGCTCTGACTATGATGATTCAAAAAGTTTGCACACATCagtgtcctctagctctgaagATAATTACAGAAGAAAAAGGGATCGGTCTCGCTCAAGAAAAGATGTGAAAAGTCGGAAGAGGGCTAGGAGACGTTCATACAGCAGTGACAGCAGTGAGGACTCTCACTATGCTAGGAAGAGGAAAAAGTTGAAGAGAAAAAGTGAGCCTGAGGTGAAGGAGAAGCTTTACAAGAAAAAGATTAGGAAAGAGGTAAGTGTTAGTTCAAGAAGCAGTGGGTCACGGAGCACCTGCTCTTCATTTCAGGGTGGGACTTCTGCCGGTGATGATGATCAATATGAGAGTCACAGGGGAAGATCACTTAGAAAAGAGAATGAGAAACAGAGATTGGAGAAAGAGAGAATTGGGAGTGAAAAGAGTAGTAGATATAGGCCCAGAAGTAGTTCATCATGCAGTCGATCTAGTGAAAGTAGTTATGAAAGGACCAAAGAGAACTTTTTTGAAGAGAATTATGTAGGTGAGAGCAATTCGAGGAGGCTCCGATCAGTTATTACTGTTGTAAAAGAGGCAGAAGAACCTAGGGAATTTTCTAGAAATGATAATAAGGAGGAGATTTTAGATGATTATGATTACCCTTGTAGAAGTAACGGCAGTAATGAAGGGGGCGCAAAAAGAGAGGTGGATCATCACACAGTTCCCACAACGGATGAGAAATTGAGTGTTGAGGGTGAGATAGGAGACAAGAATGTTGATAGTGCCGGGACAAGTGAATATCTGAAGAAGACGAGTGAGGCTTTTGAGGGTAATCTGAATGGTGATGACTTGGAGTCAATTCTAAGACAGAAGGCGTTGGAAAACTTAAAGAAGTTCCGAGGTGGGATCCAGTCTTCTGCAAAAATTTCCTatcagaaaaataaatttattagcCAGGTAAAGCAATCTTGTAACCATGGTGGAGTTCAAGGTAAGTCTAATGTTAATAACGAGGCTTTAGGGACAAATTTCGATAATAAAATCTTTGTAGAAGAAACTAGTTCTCCTATTGAGAGGAGAGGTTTAAACGCTCATCGAAGAAACAGTGATTTGTTAAACATGGACAAAGATATATCTGGTTCTGCCAAGAATCACTTGACCTGTGCGcaagaaaaggttagtgatgCATATAAACCCACTGAAACAATCATAGAATCTACCGATTACAGGACAAAAAACCCAGAGTCGACCACACCAGAGTCTACCCATGAATCACTTCAAAGATGCTTATCACTGAAGCAAAAACCTGTGTCTAGACTTTCTATGGAAAAGTCATTGGTCGCAGAGGGAAGTAATGGTGGGGATACTTCCGAGGCTTCTCACATTGCAAGTCATAGTAACATTGATAATGTTGATAACAATGAAGGATTATCTTCTGCTGTTTCTAAGCCTTCTAATAATGGACAAGATGAAATCGAGGAGCACTCGCAGTTAGCATTCAAGCAAACATCTGCTTCACTTGCACCTCCTAATGTGAAGCTTCCAGTGGCTGAAGGTGGTGCAGAAAATGCAGCCAGGACCACTCAAGCTGCAATTCAGAATGTTAATAACAGTAGCAAAGATGTCGATGAGGTGAGCAACTCCACTAAGAATAAATCTGGCGATGAAAACTCATCAGTAGAGAATAACTCCGGAAAATTGCAAGATGAATCCAACCATGATTCGCAGTTTGAGCGGAAAACAATGAGTTTGATGAAAGGTGGCGAAATGGTACAGGTGAGTGTACAATCATTTCTTCATTTCTGAGATTCTGAATTTTTCAAAGTATGTCACTTTGGAAAATTGGATATCTTAACAATTAACAATTCAATGTATCTCTAGATACAATTCATATTATGATACATCGAGTTATGCATGTAACAATTCTGTCcttttttatatttctaatCTAATCGTTTGTGATTGTCCAGGTTAGCTACCAAGTTTATATCCCCAAGAAAACTCCTGCATTGGCTAGAAGGCAACTCAAGCGATGATGACACATCCATTCTTGTGGTGACAAGTGGCTTCGAGTCGATTTGTTCATCTACTTCGGTATACAAAAAGAGTAACACTTGCGGAAAAGCCAAGAAACTCATGGATAGACCATGTATGAACTCTAGAACTTGGTCAAACTGTATTAGCTGTATTTCGTTCTAGTTGATGTCTTAGGTGACCATAATGTAGTTTGCTACTGTTTTATTAATGGAATGCATCCATTGCACCATGAATACCTTTGGAGTTGCTGTCTTTTTAGTAGATTCTAAAATGTTTTCTAGATATTAAGGAACTGTTAATCTGCTTTGCAGATTGCAGTTTCTTCAGAGTTCCACCCTAATTTCTTGCTTTACAGCTACAACTTCTACTAGTCCATACTGCTTGAGTAACTTGAATTCCACTGAGCATAGAACTGAATTTGAAATATTAAATTCAACTCCTCTGtccaaacaaagaaaaaaaaatctgaatttgaatgaatgaatgagtTCAATCAAAATATCTCTAGACCATGGGCATTTTTTGatagaaaagaagaaagggCAATGCCAAAAATGGTTAAGTTGAGCCTTAATGCCTAATGTcagttatatatatttatacatattaatttatatgttttttacttaaataatCAATCACTATAATAATTAAATCTGACATAATAGAATATAACTAAAATTCTTTTAGTAGGATAGTAAAAAATTGTGAGCATTAAATACGAATTTCTTTATAGGATAATTGATGGAATAATAGTCGAATTAATTATTGAAAGATAAGActtttttaaattcatttttaaaagatttttttcaattaaattagtcattcaaagattacaaattacttatattttcaataatattaatgatGTAAAACATTAACCGACAACATATATGAGACCTGTCATGTCTAATTAGATGCTAACCATATATGCTTATAAAAATCTATCAATTTTGTCGTTAAATTATGTTGAAAATATAGATTATATAATtggaaaaaaagaataaattaatagaTTTTGATGAATATATCTAATTATCGTCCAATTAGATATGTCAAGTATTGTATATGTTGTCAATTAATATTTTCTATGATCAATTAATGACAAAAATTATTAATGGAGTTAATGAAagacaaatataattaatttataatcttTAAAAGATTAacttgattgaaaattttttaaaaataattttaaaaatgttctattttttaggaattaatttgaatattaaACTGATAATTGATTGTAAAATTTAGATTTAGAAGgttttttatcttttccaaaaattttcacAACTCTCCAAGAGTCAAGTCGTTTGTTGTgacttttaaattaataaaaaatattaaaataaaaaataaataaatttctaattttttaattcaaaaatttataaattttttattaattaaaaatataaaaatattttttatttcttaaaatataaaatacttaaatttatttgtccaaaatatataaaaataaattaaatttttaaaaaatttaaatatttcacactttaaaaaatagaatattttatatttttaatttaaaaaaaattatttgtatctAAAACAAAAAGTTTGAATTTATGtcatttattctattttttatttagaaaaaaggacaaataggtccttgATCTTTTGATCTGCAGACATTTAAATcttgagaatttgaaaatacatTTAAGTCCTGACTTTTTTAAAATCTAGACATATTGATCTCTTATGTTCACTTGGGTCTGTCAGACTCAACGAAAAAATCAAACGTGACTCCGAGTCCTGACCTGATTGATACCGATACACACATAAGatagtttttaaaattgaacGAATTAGACTCGAGAATCGATATATAAAGAGGTGAATgacttaaatgtatttttaaattctcaaaaatttaaatgtctGTAGATCAAAAAGTCAGAGCTCAATTTatcctttttccttttatttagaGTAAACACCCAATCCGGTCCTTGTCCATTTTCACGAAGGACAAAGCGATTCCAAAAAGAGACACTTCCATTctcaacttttttattttaagacaATTCGATCCTTCtgttaaaaaatttgttaaataataataaaaattagttttgtgaggggttttatttgtattttgttgGGGGGGGGGAGGTTTTAATCCTCCACAAACTATTAATaagtttatttttgaaaagttcCTTCTCCAACGGTGGTTGTAATACAAAtaccttttaaaaaaataacatcgaATAAGAAATGGAAAAAAACTTTAATGTTAAAATATTGATATTGGTGATAATGACAATAGAggagataatgatgatgataaaataatgaaaataatataaataggaAGAATAATAATGAGGATGAAAAAAATAGTGGTAATAGTAATAGTAATcgaatatattattaaaaatatttttttgaaggTTTAAAACCTtcacaaaatacaaataaaatttttacaaaactaatttttattattatttaaataatttttttaacaaaaaaattatattatctaaataaaaatattaatgatcgaagtgtttttttttttttttaacaaaaattgcTTTATCCTTGGAAAAAATGGACAAGGACGGACTCTTTTATTTATCTGGAGGAACTAGGAAGTCGAAGGCAAAGACTTCAAGGTGCATTAAAGAAACAGAGAGCGCTTAgctgaaaaacagaaaaacgaCAACAACCAACCGCGAGTGACGTCGTTTCGGGGAAGGGCGATGGTGTTCGCATCCAATCCCTTAGCCCTAAGCGTTCCCGAACCCGCCTTCGAATCCTGGCTTCGGGACTCCGGCTACCTCGAAGTCCTCGACCACAACACCTCCGctaccaccaccacctcctcttcctccttcaCTGGTGACCCCTCCACCTCCGCCGCCACCCCTGCTTCTGGATTCTTCGTCTCCCTCTTCTCCCGCCTCGCCattctcttctctctcctcacactcAACCCCCTCGCCAAGCTCGCCGCCGAAGACTTCGCCGGCGACACTCCGTCGTGGTCTCGCGCCTTCGTTGGCTTCTCCGGGTCTTACTCCTTCCCTTCTTCGTCCGCCCAGGCGCGATTGAGGGTTCACGAGAACGTTAAGCGCTATGCTCGTAACTATGCTTATTTGTTCATCCTCTTCTTCGCTTGCGCCTTGTGAGTGGGATTCTTTTGATCTTTGCTGTTTTGTGGTTAAGATTGAGTTGGGTGGGTGTGGTTTTTTGGGGGAAAATTCTGTTTCTTTATGCTTATCTATGCAGATTGTGCATATGAATGTGTGATGATGCTCTGAGTTGCACAATTTTAGTAgttttttgttattgttattattttttaggtGCTTGTGGTTAATGTGTTTAAAGTGGCCGAATTTGGATTTTTAGTTCAGGTGTATACTTctaatttttgtaaattttgtGCAGCAtgttattgatatttttaatgaagTTAGAATTGGGGTATTTCTTGTATTAAGGTGGATGCTTCATGGTTGGTTGCTATCTTCTGTTTCTCATAGTGTGGTTTTAGCAGTTTGGTGCTTTTTCTTTCCTGTGGTGTCTTAATCTGCCTCTTGTTGAGTTGTTGTATTGCTTTTTGCTGCTGTTGTTTGATTTGAATGTGTGTTTCTTTTATGGTTTGCAGGTATCAGATGCCAATTGCTCTTGTTGGGCTGATATCATGTTTGGCAATTTGGGATTTCTTCAAGTATTTCAATGACAAATGGCAATTGGATCAATATCCTATAACTCGGCAGTGTTTGCTTCGCCTAGCCCAATGCGGTGAGCTGTAATTTCTACTGGCTTAACTAGATAATGGGtgaaaaacaaatatttttcttatgaATTCTATGAGTTTTATTGGGAATGTAACTGTAACATTCAAAGATAGGTATGTGCTGCTTGGCTTGGCTTGAATTAGAGGTTAATATGTAAACAGAAGTTAGTATCCAGCAAAACCACAGCCAAGGGAATGGGTTTGGCGGAATCAGCGGGGTATACAGAGAACAAACACAACATGAAAATCTCAAACTATTCCCTGTGTAGCATATGAAATAACTTTTGTGGCATTCTCTTGCATAGAAATAACTTTCTACTGATCTCATATGGCATCCCTTAGTTTCTGCATACATTATCTTTTGGTCCCCGATGAAAATTTGGGGGAACAAATTAGTCTATTGGGACTTGGAAACCTTGGAGTAGTCCCTCACCATTAAAAGGGAGAGATAttagtttcttttgtttgttgAGAGAGTTACAtggaatttattttttttttaaaaaagatcttTAGATGCTAACTAAATGGGCATTTAATCTTTCATATATTCATATGTATGTGTATGCTGAGGTAACTGGTGTCTGTAGTACATTGTTTGTGAATATGTTAGAACAATTTATCTAACTCAGGTTTGGATCTTATGTTCTGCAGTAACAGCAGTTATTCTAATTTATTCCAATGTCCAAGTGGCCCTCTTTTGTGCCTTAAGTGTCAGCTATGCAAGTGAGTGTTTCTGAGTTCATAGTCCTTTTGCTACCTCATTTCTTTTATCTTGTCTCCTATATCTACAAGATTACTGAAAGAAGGTTCAAAAACTCTGTAGGCATGATTCTGCATGCTGCATTTAGGAAGTTGACCCCCGCAAAGCAATTGCCGCCCGTCGGCAGGGGTAGGTGATTGATCAATCAGAGAAAACAGCGAAGCACCCGCCTTCATCAAGCACATTTTACTCCGATGATTCAGTTGCAAGGGGCTTTGGCTCTGATTATAGAAGGATTATGCAAGTGCAGAATTAGGGGGACAGTTAGTGTCTTAGGTTTTGGATAGTGGGCCTTTTCCTCCCAAGTCCCAAGGATATGGGGCTCAGGGGCTCAGGGGCTCCTTATAATCAGCAGGTTGGCGCCTTTCATGAGTCAGGAATCCATTTCCTActttcttattatttaattttgtatatttttagtttttaagtGCTAGACAAATAAACTTAAAAGAAATTTGGAAATTTGGAAATTTTGATGTATACAAGAACTTTGGCATACTGATAAGATGAGatcatttatatattttatttgtattcATTTTGCTCTCTTGTTATGCACATTTTTCTACCTTTAAACGAGGTGTGACGTGTGAGATTTATATATTTACACAAGACGAGTCTTAAAATATTAGATGTTCACGTATGGCGTTGTGGTTGTGTGGTACGGGATATTCCGCTTTCTTCAACTGtttagatataatttaaaatggTGGAATGGTGAGGATTGGGGGCATGTGGCCTTCGGTGGAGGAGAGTATGTAGTATTCATGGTGGAGCTTCAACGGGATTGAAAAGttatattttgtttgtttttggtATATATGTCTATCAAAACATAGACATGGGAGTATACAGAAGTATATGTATAgtgtttgttttgtattttgtattttttgtaaAATGGTGAGATACAAATTTTTAACTTGgacactatttttttttataattttagcCTTCTACCTGCCGTTGGTTTGGAGCTTCGATGGTACTGTCCTCAACCGGCATGGTACTGTCCTCAACCGGCAATTCGGCTTCTTCAAAGAGTGTTTCTTCTATCTCACCTTCCCTCATGTGCCtttgttcttgttctttaagattttcACACATGTGCCTATGTCCTTGTTCTTCAGGATTTTTGCAGATGGAGAACAACCA is a window encoding:
- the LOC130944598 gene encoding uncharacterized protein LOC130944598, which produces MGKKSSASLKKKRSKHSSKSKTKPRSKSKSRKYKSKKVRRRDVSSSSSDYDDSKSLHTSVSSSSEDNYRRKRDRSRSRKDVKSRKRARRRSYSSDSSEDSHYARKRKKLKRKSEPEVKEKLYKKKIRKEVSVSSRSSGSRSTCSSFQGGTSAGDDDQYESHRGRSLRKENEKQRLEKERIGSEKSSRYRPRSSSSCSRSSESSYERTKENFFEENYVGESNSRRLRSVITVVKEAEEPREFSRNDNKEEILDDYDYPCRSNGSNEGGAKREVDHHTVPTTDEKLSVEGEIGDKNVDSAGTSEYLKKTSEAFEGNLNGDDLESILRQKALENLKKFRGGIQSSAKISYQKNKFISQVKQSCNHGGVQGKSNVNNEALGTNFDNKIFVEETSSPIERRGLNAHRRNSDLLNMDKDISGSAKNHLTCAQEKVSDAYKPTETIIESTDYRTKNPESTTPESTHESLQRCLSLKQKPVSRLSMEKSLVAEGSNGGDTSEASHIASHSNIDNVDNNEGLSSAVSKPSNNGQDEIEEHSQLAFKQTSASLAPPNVKLPVAEGGAENAARTTQAAIQNVNNSSKDVDEVSNSTKNKSGDENSSVENNSGKLQDESNHDSQFERKTMSLMKGGEMVQVSYQVYIPKKTPALARRQLKR
- the LOC130945145 gene encoding PRA1 family protein H → MVFASNPLALSVPEPAFESWLRDSGYLEVLDHNTSATTTTSSSSFTGDPSTSAATPASGFFVSLFSRLAILFSLLTLNPLAKLAAEDFAGDTPSWSRAFVGFSGSYSFPSSSAQARLRVHENVKRYARNYAYLFILFFACALYQMPIALVGLISCLAIWDFFKYFNDKWQLDQYPITRQCLLRLAQCVTAVILIYSNVQVALFCALSVSYASMILHAAFRKLTPAKQLPPVGRGR